One Zingiber officinale cultivar Zhangliang chromosome 10B, Zo_v1.1, whole genome shotgun sequence genomic window, aaataaaaatcaacATAATGGTTAAATCAACAGCTAATTTTTAACGTTCAATaacgtttttaaattaaaaaataaaaataaaaataaaataaaggagCGGCTCTATACGGAAATTGCAGGAGCTCGGAAGGAGCTCTGGCCACGTCGGCGCTCCCATTGTGGATACCTTACTGCTGGGGGGTCCTCCAATGAATAGAATTGGAATAATGACCAGTATTGGGAGGGCAATGCTATCCCTCACTACAAACTAAATCAGAATTTATTGTTTATAAATTTTGCGTTTTGGTAAATTACACGATTAATTAGATGCTGCAAATCATCTTTTTCATCTTCTAATGAACCCACGAAATCGACATATCATTTGTGATCAAAGCTGAAGCTTCTTTCCCATCCGAACAGCTGCTCCATCTCCTCAGCTCCGACCGTGATCAGCTTCGTCGACAGCCGTCTCTTGTGCGGCGCCGCACACCTCGTCTTCTTCCTTGGCGGCGGCGGCGGGCAGCTGTCGATGACCGGCGGCAACCTACTCTCTGCCGAAGTTGGCGTGCGGCACTCTTCCTCGACGTTGTTAGAGGGTAGCGGCGACACCATGATCACTGATAGTGGGATGGGGGGAAGCAACAAGCCCGGCGACGGTGGCGGGCGGTTAAACTCCGGCGAGGCAGACATGTAGCGGAGCAGTATGGGCGTGAGGAAGCGGAAGGATGAGAAGGAAAGTGGGCGGTGTGGTAGAGAAGAAGATAGAAGAAGGTGTGGGTGGGTACTGGTGGAGAAGAGTTTTTAGTTGACCCGTCTCTAACTATATGACTCATCTTTATTTACTACTCCTGGGTTGGTTACCTAAATAATGAATATCCATTATTGTcctttttttatcattattttctaatatttttatgatatttttatttt contains:
- the LOC122029845 gene encoding cyclin-dependent protein kinase inhibitor SMR1 encodes the protein MSASPEFNRPPPSPGLLLPPIPLSVIMVSPLPSNNVEEECRTPTSAESRLPPVIDSCPPPPPRKKTRCAAPHKRRLSTKLITVGAEEMEQLFGWERSFSFDHK